One window of the Osmerus mordax isolate fOsmMor3 chromosome 2, fOsmMor3.pri, whole genome shotgun sequence genome contains the following:
- the tmtops2b gene encoding teleost multiple tissue opsin 2b, which translates to MFSDQADLNYSFNVSEDLFTFLDRDSSNSTESKLSRAGFIVLSVFLGLIMTFGFLNNFVVLMLFCRFKTLRTPVNMLLLNISVSDMLVCLFGTTLSFASSIHGKWFLGTHGCNWYGFINSCFGIVSLISLVVLSYDRYSTLTVYNKRGPDYRKPLLAVGGSWLYSVLWTMPPLLGWSSYGLEGAGTSCSVSWNERTVQSHAYIICLFIFCLALPIMVMVYCYGRLLWAVKQVGKIRKSAARRREYHILFMVLTTVVCYMVCWMPYGVVAMMATFGPRGIITPVASVVPSLLAKSSTVINPLIYILMNKQFYRCFLIMFRCKRRAMENGPSSMPSKTTVIQLNRRVHSNTVACTAQISTGLNHGCSTPATERTNPLEVTS; encoded by the exons ATGTTTTCTGACCAGGCAGACCTGAACTACAGTTTCAACGTGAGCGAAGACCTGTTCACGTTCCTGGACCGAGATTCGAGCAACTCCACGGAGTCAAAGCTCTCCAGAGCTGGCTTCATagtcctctctgtgttcctgggCTTAATCATGACTTTCGGATTCCTCAACAACTTCGTTGTCCTCATGCTCTTCTGCCGATTCAAGACTCTGCGAACGCCTGTCAACATGCTCTTATTGAACATCAGTGTTAGCGACATGCTAGTGTGCTTGTTCGGCACCACGCTGAGCTTCGCGTCCAGCATCCACGGGAAGTGGTTCCTAGGCACCCACGGGTGTAACTGGTACGGCTTCATCAACTCCTGTTTCG GTATAGTGTCTCTGATCTCCCTGGTGGTCCTGTCCTACGACCGCTACAGCACCCTGACCGTCTACAACAAGCGAGGGCCCGACTACAGGAAGCCCCTGCTGGCTGTGGGGGGCTCCTGGCTGTACTCCGTGCTGTGGACAATGCCCCCCCTACTGGGCTGGAGCAGCTACGgcctggagggggcggggacTAGCTGCTCTGTGTCCTGGAACGAGCGCACGGTCCAGTCCCACGCCTACATCATCTGCCTGTTCATCTTCTGCCTGGCCCTGCCCATCATGGTCATGGTCTACTGCTACGGGCGCCTCCTCTGGGCGGTGAAACAg GTGGGTAAGATTCGGAAGTCTGCGGCGAGGCGGAGGGAGTACCACATCCTGTTCATGGTCCTGACCACGGTGGTGTGCTACATGGTGTGCTGGATGCCCTACGGCGTGGTGGCCATGATGGCTACCTTCGGCCCCCGTGGCATCATCACCCCTGTAGCCAGCGTGGTTCCTTCCCTACTGGCCAAGAGCAGCACAGTCATCAACCCCCTGATCTACATACTCATGAACAAACAG ttcTACAGGTGTTTCCTGATCATGTTTCGTTGCAAGCGGCGGGCGATGGAGAACGGCCCGTCTTCCATGCCCTCCAAGACCACAGTGATCCAGCTCAACCGTCGGGTCCACAGCAACACCGTGGCCTGCACCGCTCAAATCTCCACGGGCCTCAACCATGGTTGCAGCACCCCAGCCACCGAGCGCACCAACCCCCTAGAGGTCACCTCCTGA